In the genome of Rhodoplanes sp. Z2-YC6860, one region contains:
- a CDS encoding flavin reductase family protein has translation MPRPIAWVSTVNAKGVINLSPFSQSNILGWDPPYVMFSAFTRFDGRRKDSVANAEETGEFVFNMATYALRDAVVLTSAIEEPGIDEMAQAGLTPAPSRLVKPPRVAECPISLECKHYQTTVLPSDTAGLYNSVVMGRVVGIHIDDSIITAAGKLDMLKARPLARMGYLDYTSVTEVFELRPAGTPENSVIGMSGGRVASG, from the coding sequence GTGCCTCGGCCGATCGCCTGGGTCTCCACCGTCAATGCCAAAGGCGTGATCAACCTTTCACCCTTCAGCCAAAGCAATATTCTGGGTTGGGATCCCCCATACGTGATGTTCTCGGCCTTCACGCGGTTCGATGGCCGGCGCAAGGACAGCGTCGCCAATGCCGAAGAAACCGGTGAGTTCGTTTTCAATATGGCGACCTACGCGCTGCGAGACGCGGTGGTCTTGACCAGCGCGATCGAAGAGCCCGGCATCGACGAAATGGCACAGGCCGGCCTGACGCCCGCGCCGTCACGACTCGTCAAACCTCCGCGGGTTGCCGAGTGCCCGATCAGTCTCGAGTGCAAACACTATCAGACGACGGTGCTGCCTTCGGACACCGCCGGCCTTTACAACTCCGTCGTCATGGGCCGCGTCGTCGGCATTCACATCGACGACTCCATTATCACCGCGGCCGGGAAGCTCGACATGCTCAAGGCGCGTCCGCTCGCCCGCATGGGTTATCTCGACTACACCTCGGTGACCGAGGTGTTTGAGTTGCGGCCGGCAGGCACTCCCGAAAACAGCGTGATCGGCATGAGCGGAGGGCGCGTGGCTTCGGGTTGA
- a CDS encoding Bug family tripartite tricarboxylate transporter substrate binding protein, translated as MKRLSIVALAAALWMPQANAQDYPIRPVQLIVPFAPGAGSDVVGRLVAQKMADSFGQPVVVENKSGAGGLLANRYVATSVPDGYTLLMVTGAYPAQAAMLKDMPFDPEKDVSMVSTLIAYPFVLVVKPDSPIRTVSDLIRHAKSNAGKLNYATTGPGSVHHLASELFNMMAGTETVPVAYRGGATQILELLAGRVDFLFETMPTAMPFIADGRVRAVAVTTKERWAALPEVPTVADTLPGYEVVSFLGLAAPGRTPGPIVAKLNSEIRRVLDLADIRERFKALGGEQRPATAGETQTFVAGEIRKWKEVVSARGIERQ; from the coding sequence ATGAAACGACTTTCGATTGTGGCGCTTGCAGCTGCGCTTTGGATGCCGCAGGCCAACGCACAGGACTATCCCATCCGTCCTGTGCAACTGATCGTGCCGTTCGCTCCCGGCGCGGGATCGGACGTCGTCGGCCGGCTGGTGGCGCAAAAGATGGCCGACAGCTTCGGGCAGCCTGTGGTGGTCGAAAACAAGAGCGGTGCGGGCGGCCTACTGGCCAACCGTTACGTCGCGACCTCCGTGCCGGACGGCTACACGTTGCTGATGGTGACCGGCGCGTATCCGGCGCAAGCGGCCATGCTGAAAGATATGCCTTTCGATCCCGAAAAGGACGTCAGCATGGTTTCAACGCTCATCGCCTATCCGTTCGTGCTGGTCGTCAAGCCTGACTCGCCCATTCGCACTGTCTCGGACCTGATCCGGCACGCGAAAAGCAACGCGGGCAAATTGAACTACGCAACGACCGGCCCTGGCTCGGTGCATCATCTTGCATCCGAGCTGTTCAACATGATGGCAGGCACCGAAACGGTGCCGGTTGCATATCGCGGCGGCGCGACGCAAATCCTCGAACTGCTCGCCGGGCGCGTCGACTTCCTGTTCGAGACAATGCCGACCGCGATGCCATTTATCGCCGACGGACGGGTGCGCGCGGTGGCCGTGACCACCAAGGAGCGATGGGCGGCGCTGCCCGAGGTCCCAACCGTGGCCGATACCCTGCCCGGCTATGAGGTTGTATCCTTTCTGGGCCTTGCGGCGCCGGGCCGCACGCCCGGCCCGATCGTCGCGAAGCTGAATTCTGAAATCCGCCGCGTGCTCGATCTTGCGGACATTCGCGAACGCTTCAAGGCGCTCGGCGGGGAGCAACGGCCCGCAACCGCCGGCGAAACGCAGACATTCGTCGCAGGCGAAATTCGCAAGTGGAAAGAAGTGGTCTCCGCACGGGGGATCGAACGCCAGTAG
- a CDS encoding enoyl-CoA hydratase/isomerase family protein produces the protein MSDQHVVTVIDKASHIAWMKLNRPEKKNCLSNAMMGKMIADIRTITEDRDIKVLVLSASGDSFCSGLDLRDLREANKQEHRFGREESTREITQLLRKMPQITIASVQGWCLGGGIALLNACDLGIGAEDAKIGMPEVLRGSYGEVATPTLFHTKIPLKVAFYLSLTGRNLSGIEAARVGLLSQVVPAQELDSTVSQLAKEIASRHRITLAHAKIAGYTEVDLPFPQAMAADELIGHRQRFYVDPLNDVTGYLESQKGGGSTDYKKPDA, from the coding sequence ATGTCCGATCAGCATGTCGTCACGGTCATCGACAAAGCCTCACACATCGCCTGGATGAAGCTCAATCGACCGGAGAAAAAGAATTGCTTGTCCAACGCGATGATGGGCAAGATGATTGCCGACATCAGGACGATCACCGAGGATCGGGACATCAAGGTTCTGGTCCTGTCGGCCAGTGGCGATTCGTTCTGCTCAGGGCTTGATCTCCGCGATCTTCGAGAAGCCAACAAGCAAGAGCATCGCTTCGGACGCGAGGAATCCACTCGCGAGATCACGCAGCTGCTTCGCAAAATGCCGCAGATCACCATTGCATCCGTGCAAGGCTGGTGTCTGGGCGGAGGCATTGCCCTGCTCAACGCCTGCGATCTCGGAATTGGAGCCGAGGACGCCAAGATCGGCATGCCGGAAGTGCTACGCGGCTCCTATGGCGAGGTGGCGACTCCGACGCTGTTTCACACGAAGATTCCGCTCAAGGTCGCGTTCTATCTCTCGCTCACCGGCCGCAATCTGAGCGGTATCGAGGCCGCCCGCGTCGGATTGCTGTCCCAGGTCGTACCCGCGCAGGAGCTCGATAGCACCGTCAGCCAACTCGCCAAAGAAATCGCGTCCCGCCACAGGATCACGCTCGCGCACGCCAAGATCGCCGGCTACACCGAGGTCGACTTGCCGTTCCCGCAAGCGATGGCCGCCGACGAATTGATCGGCCACCGCCAGCGCTTCTATGTGGATCCCCTCAACGACGTCACCGGCTATCTCGAATCGCAGAAGGGTGGCGGCAGCACGGATTATAAGAAGCCAGACGCCTAA
- a CDS encoding class I adenylate-forming enzyme family protein has translation MMAERTPTSAADLGLYTVHHTLAVNAKRYANRVALAQDGVRMSYEEANARANQLAHELIARGIRPGDHVGILAGNSIPHVIALYAVAKAGAISAVLDVKWVARETAISIELFHCSLLLIDRAHAAQVAPEVIATLRCGALWCDIRDPSRCEFEQAYRARPDSNPDVPARDDHVFMYMLTSGTTGRPKGCIKTHKSYLHSCIINLLGKRMVPGMSELLVVPIYYNSGRNSLITQLSFGGTTHLRERFDPIDVLETIQKERIACMALAPQQCEDLLVQPRLDSYDKSSLRVLRKAGLPFQKRSVQAIMQRITPHVFQGYGGTEFSEASILTPEEQLSKIGSAGLPLWGTEIDVVGPDRKRLPPGTQGVIRVRSPSVCEGYYNDTDATATSFQDGWYYSGDLGFLDDDGYLYISDREKNLIKTGGINVSPAEIEDVLLSFEEVADAAVIGVPDERWGTAIKAVIELRPGARLSEPELLRRCAEGLSRYKLPKTVEFVERLSRNALGKLGRIPDRTPSS, from the coding sequence ATGATGGCCGAGCGTACGCCAACCTCCGCCGCGGATCTTGGACTCTACACGGTTCACCATACGCTGGCCGTCAATGCGAAGCGCTATGCCAATCGCGTGGCGCTTGCACAAGACGGCGTCCGGATGAGCTATGAGGAAGCGAACGCGCGCGCCAATCAGCTCGCCCACGAATTGATCGCCCGCGGCATTCGCCCCGGTGATCATGTCGGCATTCTTGCCGGCAACTCCATACCCCATGTCATCGCCTTGTATGCCGTGGCCAAGGCTGGCGCCATTTCCGCCGTCCTCGACGTGAAATGGGTCGCCCGTGAAACCGCTATCTCGATTGAACTGTTTCACTGCAGCCTTTTGTTGATCGATCGGGCACACGCTGCACAGGTTGCGCCGGAGGTGATCGCTACACTTCGGTGCGGCGCGCTCTGGTGCGATATCCGCGATCCGAGTCGTTGCGAGTTCGAACAGGCATACCGCGCCAGGCCGGATTCCAATCCGGATGTGCCGGCGCGCGATGATCACGTCTTTATGTACATGCTGACGTCGGGCACGACGGGGCGACCGAAGGGCTGCATCAAGACGCACAAGAGCTATCTGCACAGCTGCATCATCAATTTGCTCGGCAAGCGCATGGTGCCCGGAATGAGCGAGCTCCTGGTGGTGCCGATCTACTACAATTCCGGCCGCAACAGCTTGATCACGCAACTCAGCTTTGGCGGCACGACCCATCTGCGTGAACGCTTCGACCCGATCGACGTGCTTGAGACGATCCAGAAGGAGCGCATCGCATGTATGGCGCTCGCGCCGCAACAATGTGAGGACCTGCTGGTGCAGCCGCGGCTCGACAGCTACGACAAGTCGTCTTTGCGCGTTCTGAGGAAAGCTGGATTGCCGTTCCAGAAGCGATCGGTGCAGGCAATCATGCAGCGCATAACGCCGCATGTCTTCCAAGGCTACGGCGGCACCGAATTCTCGGAGGCATCGATCCTGACCCCCGAGGAACAGCTATCGAAAATCGGCTCGGCCGGGTTGCCGCTCTGGGGCACCGAGATCGACGTCGTCGGCCCGGATCGCAAGCGCCTGCCGCCGGGCACGCAGGGTGTCATCCGGGTCCGCAGCCCGAGCGTCTGCGAGGGCTATTATAACGACACCGATGCCACCGCCACTTCGTTTCAGGACGGCTGGTATTATTCGGGAGACCTCGGCTTCCTCGACGACGACGGATATCTCTATATTTCCGACCGCGAAAAGAACCTCATCAAAACCGGCGGCATCAACGTCTCGCCTGCCGAGATCGAAGACGTTCTTCTTTCCTTTGAAGAAGTTGCCGATGCTGCCGTCATTGGCGTGCCCGACGAGAGGTGGGGTACGGCGATCAAGGCGGTCATCGAGCTTCGGCCGGGCGCCCGACTGTCCGAACCGGAATTGCTCCGTCGCTGCGCGGAAGGTCTGTCGCGCTACAAGCTTCCGAAGACGGTCGAATTCGTCGAACGCCTGTCGCGCAACGCTCTCGGCAAGCTCGGCCGGATTCCCGATCGCACGCCCTCCTCCTGA
- a CDS encoding ABC transporter substrate-binding protein produces the protein MLRKLLVAGIAALIGACGIVSSTNASRAADVVKVHTPSPGFETMPFLIADDLGFYKKQDIQFERQGMKVDLGVMAVVGGQADVTQILGLSLRGAIEKGADVRIAMVFNKLPTYSLFARKPVASYKDLKEQKIASSSSGASATRILRVALRENGLDPDKDVNLFYIGEPPTIYQSLVSGAVSAAVLTSPFDVAAAARPDLIELPFANKPGVLMAGVAANTKFLYGRPDVAKRFLHATWEGMNYLISHRDESIKLTMKHLKIDEATASKIYDRWIKLFEPDGTLSPEFIQQVLMFEFGKASPDMASKAFDFSVVKSFASQ, from the coding sequence ATGCTTCGCAAATTGCTAGTCGCCGGAATCGCAGCTCTCATCGGAGCATGCGGTATAGTGTCATCGACGAACGCTTCGCGCGCCGCCGACGTGGTCAAGGTCCACACTCCCTCCCCGGGTTTTGAAACGATGCCGTTCCTGATCGCGGACGATCTGGGATTCTACAAAAAGCAGGACATCCAGTTCGAACGCCAGGGCATGAAGGTTGACTTGGGCGTGATGGCCGTGGTCGGAGGCCAAGCAGACGTCACGCAAATTCTCGGATTGTCGCTGCGTGGGGCCATCGAAAAAGGCGCCGACGTGCGCATCGCAATGGTGTTCAACAAACTGCCGACATACAGTTTGTTCGCACGCAAACCCGTCGCTTCCTACAAAGATCTAAAAGAACAAAAGATCGCCTCGAGCAGCAGCGGCGCGTCAGCAACCCGCATCCTGCGGGTGGCATTGCGGGAAAATGGCCTCGACCCGGATAAGGACGTCAATCTCTTCTATATCGGAGAGCCGCCGACGATCTATCAATCGCTGGTGAGCGGCGCGGTCTCAGCCGCCGTGTTGACCTCCCCTTTCGATGTCGCCGCCGCCGCCCGGCCTGACTTGATCGAGCTGCCGTTTGCCAACAAGCCGGGCGTTCTGATGGCCGGCGTCGCCGCCAATACCAAGTTCCTGTACGGTCGCCCCGATGTGGCAAAGCGTTTCCTGCACGCGACCTGGGAAGGTATGAACTACCTGATTTCGCACCGTGACGAATCCATCAAGCTCACAATGAAACATCTCAAGATCGACGAAGCCACGGCATCGAAGATCTACGATCGTTGGATCAAGCTTTTCGAACCCGACGGAACGCTGTCGCCTGAATTCATCCAGCAGGTGCTGATGTTTGAATTCGGCAAGGCCAGCCCCGACATGGCGAGCAAAGCCTTCGACTTCTCGGTCGTGAAGAGCTTCGCGTCTCAATGA
- a CDS encoding thiamine pyrophosphate-requiring protein — protein sequence MHAPKSEPHHWTRLPATEAGDAIVAAMALGGVDHLFFISGSEIMFFQEAIAKAQAHGRTAPKLITITHEYAGLNAALGYAAVTGRPAATAAHVDVGTQHYGCALHTAWWAGLPILIMAGAPPSAYPGTMRGGRDGAHFWLQQTLDQNGIARAYTKWDHRLEYQDNPGLIVSRALQVAQSQPSGPVYLSLPREIAVMPTSDACFPSCGRLAVARPSAPDPDGIRTIAERLVKARNPYVVVSRSGKNAATVPALVELCELTAMPVVDGGNRTYQCFPFGHWLYQGSAKLADADLVIVLDADVPWPPESPPPRDAYVAVVGADSVTAMIPTFEFCADLRLNSDPLNAIKALTEALRQLGPPTGDLLEERTKRWKNASTERHSRLRAEALALATKTPIDPAWLAFQICEALDYNCIMIDDTLSHNPLSRFLKSSRPGSYFRNPGSGGGWGPGAALGAKLGAPGRDVVTVTGDGFYMYSAASACLMAARRYNAPYMTVVFQNRSYSTGTRATASFYPDGYSVRSGLEGGYFDPIDFAKEAEAAGAYGENVRDPAEVAPALQRGLAKIRSGIPAVISVWLPRHLQTT from the coding sequence ATGCACGCGCCAAAATCCGAGCCGCATCATTGGACCCGGCTACCGGCGACCGAAGCCGGCGATGCCATTGTGGCCGCGATGGCACTGGGCGGGGTTGATCATCTGTTTTTCATCTCCGGTTCGGAGATCATGTTTTTTCAGGAGGCCATCGCGAAGGCTCAAGCGCATGGCCGGACAGCGCCTAAGCTGATCACGATCACGCATGAATACGCCGGCCTCAATGCCGCCTTGGGCTATGCGGCGGTGACCGGCCGTCCCGCCGCCACGGCGGCCCACGTCGACGTTGGCACTCAGCATTATGGATGCGCGCTTCACACGGCGTGGTGGGCCGGCCTGCCCATCCTGATCATGGCAGGCGCTCCCCCCAGCGCCTATCCTGGAACCATGCGCGGCGGGCGCGATGGTGCGCATTTCTGGTTACAGCAGACGCTGGACCAGAACGGAATTGCGCGTGCCTACACCAAGTGGGACCACCGGCTCGAATATCAGGACAATCCTGGCCTGATCGTCAGCCGCGCCCTCCAAGTCGCCCAGTCCCAACCATCGGGCCCGGTCTATCTCAGCCTTCCGCGCGAGATCGCGGTGATGCCAACCAGCGACGCGTGCTTTCCCAGCTGCGGGCGGCTCGCCGTGGCGCGCCCATCCGCACCGGATCCGGACGGCATCCGGACCATTGCGGAGCGACTGGTCAAGGCACGCAATCCGTATGTGGTCGTTTCCCGCTCAGGCAAAAACGCCGCCACGGTTCCCGCTCTCGTCGAACTATGCGAGCTTACGGCGATGCCGGTGGTCGACGGCGGCAATCGGACTTATCAGTGCTTTCCTTTCGGCCACTGGCTCTATCAAGGCTCCGCGAAACTCGCCGACGCCGATTTGGTGATCGTCCTCGACGCCGATGTGCCTTGGCCCCCGGAGAGTCCGCCCCCGCGGGATGCCTATGTCGCGGTGGTCGGCGCCGATTCTGTCACCGCAATGATCCCCACCTTCGAGTTCTGTGCCGATCTGCGCCTCAACTCGGATCCGCTGAATGCGATCAAGGCGCTGACCGAGGCGCTTCGGCAGCTCGGTCCGCCCACCGGCGATCTCCTCGAAGAGCGGACGAAGCGGTGGAAGAACGCTTCAACCGAGCGCCATTCGCGACTGCGTGCTGAAGCTCTCGCCCTCGCAACGAAAACGCCAATCGATCCGGCGTGGCTCGCATTCCAGATCTGCGAAGCTCTGGACTACAACTGCATCATGATCGACGACACGCTGTCGCACAATCCGCTGTCGCGCTTCCTGAAAAGCTCGCGGCCCGGAAGCTACTTCCGAAATCCCGGCAGCGGCGGTGGCTGGGGTCCCGGCGCCGCACTCGGGGCCAAGCTCGGTGCGCCCGGCCGCGATGTCGTCACCGTCACGGGCGACGGCTTCTACATGTATTCGGCTGCCAGCGCCTGCCTGATGGCAGCCCGACGCTACAACGCGCCCTACATGACAGTCGTCTTTCAAAATCGCAGCTACAGCACAGGCACGCGCGCAACAGCCAGCTTCTACCCGGACGGATATTCGGTGCGAAGCGGACTGGAAGGCGGTTACTTCGATCCGATCGACTTTGCGAAAGAGGCGGAAGCAGCCGGCGCTTACGGTGAAAACGTTCGCGATCCGGCCGAGGTGGCTCCAGCCCTGCAGCGAGGCCTGGCAAAAATCCGGAGCGGCATCCCTGCGGTGATTTCCGTCTGGCTGCCACGCCATCTGCAAACGACTTGA
- a CDS encoding MarR family winged helix-turn-helix transcriptional regulator, with product MPRPKVGERRNTPSLRPVAAPRSSNSRAAMFRDVVMLLYATTGRLQRLKRLVASTMNLNSTEYSIVAALYRLDPKAGVRVRDIANYLHMAPENVTTTVGGLVKSKWVVKAFDPNDARAVTVTLHRSARQRIDRLTEELADINDVWFRDMTPAEILQFSKYLERMLDGFDAAYQKASDKFQSPLNRGRDVL from the coding sequence ATGCCAAGGCCCAAAGTCGGCGAGCGACGCAATACTCCTTCTCTTCGTCCGGTCGCGGCACCGCGAAGCTCCAACTCCCGCGCAGCGATGTTTCGCGATGTGGTGATGCTGCTCTATGCAACGACCGGCCGCCTCCAGCGATTGAAGCGACTGGTCGCATCGACGATGAATTTGAATTCTACGGAATATTCAATCGTCGCCGCGCTCTACCGTCTCGATCCCAAGGCCGGCGTTCGGGTGCGCGACATCGCCAATTATTTGCACATGGCTCCGGAAAACGTCACGACGACCGTTGGTGGCCTCGTCAAGTCAAAGTGGGTTGTAAAAGCGTTTGATCCGAACGATGCGCGAGCGGTTACCGTCACGCTGCACCGTTCGGCCAGGCAAAGGATCGACCGTCTCACGGAAGAGCTGGCGGACATCAATGACGTCTGGTTTCGTGACATGACGCCCGCGGAAATCCTCCAGTTCTCAAAATACCTCGAGCGGATGCTCGACGGATTCGATGCTGCCTATCAAAAAGCATCAGACAAATTCCAGTCGCCACTCAACCGCGGTCGCGACGTCCTCTAA
- a CDS encoding DoxX family protein — MLRSLTPLDEPTITGLILRFLLCSAYVWSGVTKLVAFNATVKHFSNRFQLPAPHAAVALTILVQLAGSAMFITGWMAAAAATLLAVFTMAATVIVYPFWKMSGVERARNIETFLEHVGLAAAFLILAWPLAR; from the coding sequence ATGTTGCGGAGTTTGACGCCACTGGATGAGCCGACAATCACTGGCCTGATTCTGCGCTTCCTGCTCTGCTCGGCCTATGTCTGGAGCGGCGTAACGAAGCTCGTGGCGTTCAACGCCACTGTGAAGCACTTCTCGAATCGGTTCCAACTGCCGGCCCCGCACGCGGCGGTGGCACTGACCATCCTTGTGCAGCTTGCCGGCTCGGCGATGTTCATTACCGGTTGGATGGCTGCGGCAGCGGCCACCTTGTTGGCCGTCTTCACGATGGCGGCCACGGTCATCGTCTATCCGTTTTGGAAGATGAGCGGGGTCGAGCGTGCCCGCAACATCGAGACCTTCCTCGAGCACGTCGGGCTGGCAGCCGCCTTTCTGATCTTGGCTTGGCCGCTGGCGCGTTGA
- a CDS encoding ABC transporter permease — MSDIELAMNDGRQKHWLARLYLRHEKKILGTITVVAFITLWELAGSVWTVVNPIFLSSPSRVLHAGVELYQSGRLLHHLSVSGVEFLLGYSISIVIGVPLGIALGWYQRFNYAMDPFINALYAAPVVAFLPLLVIWLGIGLASKLTLIVMAAVFPILMNARDAVKTTPNSLLEAARSFQASQYQIFRTVVLPSAVPFILAGLRLGAGRALIGVFVAELYIAQAGIGQMIAEAGSTLNTDVVLVGVVIFAVVGMTTLELLTQLERRFDKWRPKPGSRT; from the coding sequence ATGAGCGATATCGAGCTGGCCATGAACGATGGGCGCCAAAAACACTGGCTGGCGCGCTTGTATCTCCGGCACGAAAAGAAAATTCTGGGCACCATCACGGTCGTGGCGTTCATCACCTTGTGGGAGCTTGCGGGCAGCGTCTGGACGGTGGTCAATCCGATCTTTCTAAGCTCTCCCTCGCGCGTATTGCACGCGGGCGTGGAGCTCTATCAGTCGGGTCGCCTCCTGCATCATCTCTCCGTCAGCGGCGTCGAATTCTTATTGGGCTATTCCATCTCGATCGTCATTGGGGTGCCGCTCGGCATTGCACTCGGCTGGTATCAGCGTTTCAACTACGCCATGGACCCGTTCATCAACGCGCTCTACGCTGCCCCCGTCGTTGCCTTTCTGCCATTGCTCGTGATCTGGCTTGGAATCGGTCTTGCTTCCAAGCTTACGCTCATCGTCATGGCTGCGGTGTTTCCGATCCTCATGAATGCGCGCGACGCGGTGAAGACGACGCCGAATTCGTTGCTCGAAGCCGCTCGGAGCTTTCAAGCCTCCCAGTACCAGATCTTCCGGACGGTGGTTCTTCCGTCCGCAGTGCCGTTCATTCTGGCGGGCCTTCGGCTGGGTGCCGGCAGAGCGCTGATAGGCGTGTTCGTGGCGGAACTCTACATCGCGCAAGCTGGCATCGGCCAGATGATTGCCGAGGCGGGTTCAACCCTCAACACCGACGTCGTGCTGGTCGGCGTCGTTATCTTTGCGGTCGTCGGCATGACGACGCTTGAGCTGCTGACGCAGCTCGAGCGCCGCTTCGACAAGTGGCGACCCAAGCCGGGGAGCCGCACATGA
- a CDS encoding citryl-CoA lyase: MAPPVTRIGSPTSDVSRLVMRGRNVLTDILGKMTFSEAFYFIVTGKDIERRKLPLMDACMIVLMDHGITPTAIVARLIADSLPGQAQIGIAAGTMMIGEKFVGTMTGMGSLLLEGVASGKEPRVWARETVENAAKAKKRLPGFGHPYYNPTDPRTLRLMEIAREHGIDGPYMALVHILSEEIDRVSGKHLTLNVTGALGALLCELGFPAAAMRGLAVVSRAAGLVAHTVEESSQPVSPAFMEFAGEIEYRDPE; the protein is encoded by the coding sequence ATGGCTCCTCCTGTCACCCGTATCGGCAGCCCGACCTCCGACGTGTCCCGCTTGGTGATGCGAGGTCGAAACGTTCTGACGGATATTCTCGGAAAGATGACGTTCTCCGAGGCATTTTATTTCATCGTTACAGGCAAGGACATCGAGCGCCGCAAACTGCCGTTGATGGACGCCTGCATGATCGTGCTCATGGACCATGGCATCACGCCCACGGCCATCGTCGCACGCCTGATCGCCGATTCCCTGCCCGGACAGGCACAGATCGGAATTGCCGCAGGCACCATGATGATCGGAGAGAAGTTCGTCGGCACGATGACCGGCATGGGCTCGCTGCTGCTCGAAGGCGTGGCGTCGGGAAAGGAGCCCCGCGTCTGGGCGCGTGAGACCGTCGAAAATGCCGCGAAAGCCAAGAAACGCCTGCCTGGCTTCGGACACCCATACTACAATCCGACCGATCCCCGAACATTGCGCCTGATGGAAATTGCGCGCGAGCACGGGATCGATGGCCCCTACATGGCGCTGGTCCACATCCTGAGCGAGGAAATTGACCGCGTGTCCGGAAAACATCTGACGCTGAACGTCACCGGAGCGCTTGGGGCGCTATTGTGCGAACTGGGCTTTCCCGCGGCCGCGATGCGGGGGCTCGCGGTCGTCAGCCGCGCGGCCGGTTTGGTGGCCCATACGGTCGAGGAATCGAGCCAACCGGTCTCTCCGGCCTTTATGGAGTTCGCGGGCGAGATCGAGTATCGCGACCCCGAATAG
- a CDS encoding ABC transporter ATP-binding protein, whose protein sequence is MAIKLETRGLRMEYVRQRDGSRFVALDNVNIQIEDRKFVAVVGPSGCGKTTFIKIVDGLIKPTAGQILIDGRQVRGPGIDRAMVFQEPSLLPWRSVLDNVTYGLECQGRADSASRIRARELIKLVGLGNFESHYPHELSGGMQQRCNLARALAVDPEILIMDEPFAALDAQTRELMQDELLRVWRETRKTVLFVTHQINEAVYLADQVLVFGARPGSIREVVDIDLPRPRPLAIKRSSTFLEYEDRIWATIEREARQTMNEVALVSD, encoded by the coding sequence ATGGCCATCAAGCTCGAAACCCGCGGATTGCGTATGGAATATGTCCGCCAGCGCGACGGCAGCCGGTTCGTGGCGCTGGACAACGTCAATATCCAGATCGAGGACAGGAAGTTCGTCGCAGTGGTCGGCCCGAGCGGCTGCGGCAAGACCACCTTCATCAAGATCGTCGACGGGCTCATCAAGCCGACCGCCGGTCAGATCCTGATCGACGGCAGGCAGGTGCGTGGCCCTGGCATCGATCGCGCCATGGTTTTCCAGGAACCCTCGCTGCTGCCGTGGCGCAGCGTGCTCGACAATGTGACCTACGGACTCGAATGCCAAGGCCGCGCCGATTCGGCATCGCGAATCCGCGCACGCGAGCTGATCAAGCTTGTCGGCCTCGGCAATTTCGAAAGCCACTATCCGCACGAGCTCTCTGGTGGGATGCAGCAGCGTTGCAATCTCGCGCGAGCGCTCGCCGTCGATCCTGAAATCCTGATCATGGATGAACCCTTTGCCGCGCTCGACGCCCAGACTCGCGAGCTGATGCAGGACGAGCTCCTTCGCGTCTGGCGCGAGACGCGCAAGACCGTCCTGTTCGTTACCCATCAGATCAACGAAGCGGTGTACCTCGCGGACCAGGTATTGGTGTTCGGCGCTCGGCCAGGCTCGATTCGCGAAGTCGTCGACATCGATCTGCCGCGGCCCCGTCCGCTTGCGATCAAACGCAGCAGCACGTTTCTCGAATACGAGGACCGTATCTGGGCGACGATCGAACGCGAGGCGCGCCAGACGATGAATGAGGTTGCCCTGGTCTCCGACTGA
- a CDS encoding MarR family winged helix-turn-helix transcriptional regulator codes for MIDDDAKKLGLDPLAHQALLQVYGSGKRGLRVSALAERLDIAPSFASNIVKHLVTEKLLRRGSDVSDMRAAVVTLTSEGRELCRDVDAQARVRVDALISRLEPEERKVARSILMFYTGPGAVRRTVNGKGAGRSAPARQRSAG; via the coding sequence ATGATCGACGATGACGCCAAGAAGCTGGGACTGGACCCACTGGCTCATCAGGCTCTGCTGCAGGTTTACGGCAGTGGGAAGCGGGGGCTGCGGGTCAGCGCGTTGGCCGAACGCCTCGATATTGCGCCATCCTTTGCTTCCAACATCGTGAAGCATCTCGTGACTGAGAAGCTGCTGCGCCGGGGATCGGACGTATCGGACATGCGAGCGGCCGTTGTCACATTGACCAGCGAAGGGCGCGAGCTTTGTCGCGATGTGGATGCCCAGGCGCGGGTGCGGGTCGACGCGCTGATCAGCCGGCTCGAACCGGAGGAGCGCAAGGTCGCGCGGTCCATCTTGATGTTTTATACCGGCCCGGGTGCCGTTCGGCGGACTGTCAACGGGAAGGGAGCGGGCCGTTCCGCGCCCGCCCGCCAGAGATCAGCCGGCTAA